A genomic region of Caulobacter vibrioides contains the following coding sequences:
- a CDS encoding tryptophan 7-halogenase, with protein sequence MKRVLIVGAGIDAWMTAAALATATKGLAEVVVAETSPPPAGRIAALPSLQGLHARLGISDEVLAQATNARPRLAARYGDGLEPFGETGVAIDGVAFHHYWLAGGRPGPLTDWSLAAQAAVRGRFAPPSPDPRSPLSSLSHGLTLDAAGYAALLKRIALAAGAKRVEDRPDADLKVDASGDQRLLAPQEPWTDWSAWLPTGVALAQDGLISTFAPTPVRTGHIAEAMTGDTVAVGAAYGAIGAGDGGDLHLLQGDVSRLIALFPTGPAAVAEYNRLAEAALERARDMAILRWGDLSDPPQTLARKIEQFESRGRVVTYDDETWPESAWIHAMLARGIIPTRWDPLADRVGAERTREMLSRMKAMLEQTAEGMPRV encoded by the coding sequence ATGAAGCGGGTTCTGATCGTCGGCGCCGGGATCGACGCCTGGATGACCGCCGCCGCCCTGGCCACGGCGACGAAGGGGCTGGCCGAGGTGGTCGTGGCCGAGACCAGCCCGCCGCCGGCCGGCCGCATCGCCGCCCTGCCCTCGCTGCAGGGCCTGCACGCCCGCCTCGGGATCAGCGATGAGGTCCTGGCCCAGGCGACAAACGCCCGGCCGCGCCTGGCCGCCCGCTACGGCGACGGGCTCGAGCCGTTCGGCGAGACCGGCGTGGCGATCGACGGCGTGGCCTTTCACCACTACTGGCTTGCCGGCGGTCGTCCGGGTCCGCTGACCGACTGGAGCCTGGCCGCCCAGGCCGCCGTGCGCGGCCGCTTCGCCCCGCCCAGCCCCGACCCGCGCTCGCCGCTGTCGAGCCTGAGCCATGGCCTGACCCTGGACGCCGCGGGCTACGCCGCGCTCCTGAAGCGTATCGCCCTGGCCGCCGGAGCCAAGCGCGTCGAAGACCGCCCCGACGCCGACCTCAAGGTCGACGCCTCGGGCGATCAGCGGCTGCTGGCCCCGCAAGAGCCCTGGACCGACTGGAGCGCCTGGCTGCCGACCGGCGTCGCGCTGGCGCAGGACGGCCTGATCTCCACCTTCGCGCCCACGCCGGTCCGGACGGGACACATCGCCGAAGCCATGACCGGCGACACCGTCGCGGTCGGGGCCGCCTATGGCGCGATCGGCGCCGGCGATGGCGGCGACCTGCATCTGCTGCAGGGCGACGTCTCGCGCCTGATCGCTCTCTTCCCCACCGGCCCGGCCGCCGTGGCCGAATACAACCGCCTGGCCGAGGCCGCCCTGGAGCGGGCCCGCGACATGGCCATCCTGCGCTGGGGCGACCTCTCCGATCCGCCGCAAACCCTGGCCCGCAAGATCGAGCAGTTCGAAAGCCGCGGCCGCGTGGTCACCTATGACGACGAGACCTGGCCCGAAAGCGCCTGGATCCACGCGATGCTGGCGCGCGGGATCATCCCGACGCGCTGGGACCCGCTGGCGGACCGTGTGGGCGCCGAGCGCACCCGCGAGATGCTGAGCCGGATGAAGGCCATGCTGGAGCAAACGGCGGAAGGTATGCCGCGTGTTTGA
- a CDS encoding TonB-dependent receptor has protein sequence MGTAKRLSAGGGRNSFTTRLKYGASMLALGALVVGAPAMAQTAAKTENQTVDEVIVTSIKQSLKSSQQLKQSSEIIGDSITAEDIGALPDRSVTEALQRIPGVAINRFAAGVDPDHFSVEGSGVVVRGLNFVRSELNGRDTFSANNGRALSFADVPAELMGGVDVFKSPSADMIEGGISGTVNLRTRLPFDSNKRIISLSVEGSYGDLIKKWAPTYTGLISDRFETNVGEFGVLASYTNSKLWTRSDGTQASNFGCRTNLDQTPANCGNGQKGVWFPRGAAFRSTTTEREREGQAAAVQWRSTDRTMQATVQYLRSDSSQAWTEHAIEIATDNVAANGDSRPVAGTTFSFDGDGIFTNGVITGTQGWRSDQNGADPRTPIDGLQSNNIRRDVDQTYITSDFGANFKWTPNEKWGFQVDYQHVSSKVKNLDAGLWGSTFQNLQMEMRGDKPPIFTFLPPSNGGTVPVCATPSNSCSSYFQSPNNSFSSLYNSFWRSAMDHIEQSEGQEDAARFDVEYKFDNDTWLDSVKAGVRWSDRDQTTRFSAYNWGSISEIWGEGGPVWFNDKVDGVPTAGGSGLPGTAGQDSSSRVELFGFDNFFRGSVPLPTGSQARPFYNQNIALNYADYAAFAKLMGSEFRATNGADGCPQNWVPLAQRCQVIAGTPFRPQEINPVQEVNKAFYVMGRFKGDVGEARVTGNIGLRYTKTTREASGFLSYPTGTGLAADADCTRALTEWQALPEPKAPFTPSSFCGLTPQVRAATRAWMNGSTVPSTAKANFEYWLPSFNLKVAMPNGLQYRLGLSKTLTPPDIGLTRNFYQLALNTNIEGIVNGRPTGNVTVGNPYLKPTKSTNVDASVEWYFASVGSLTMAVFYKELSDVASNTTTRLPFTNNGATFDAVVTTPGNSSQKAKIKGFEIGYQQFYDFLPKPLDGFGINANYSYIDSSGVPQSTLSATDPDVAAGRVANIDTSLLPLQGLSKHNANFAAIYEKGKISARLAYNWRSDFLLTVRDVIVPFAPIMNEATGQLDGSLFYTVNDQVKVGVQGVNLLNEVTRTTQVLNNDLLKTGRSWFMNDRRYTLVLRASF, from the coding sequence ATGGGCACGGCCAAAAGGCTGTCCGCCGGGGGCGGACGCAATTCCTTCACGACGCGACTGAAGTACGGCGCTTCGATGCTGGCGCTGGGCGCGCTGGTCGTCGGCGCGCCGGCCATGGCGCAGACCGCGGCGAAGACCGAAAACCAGACGGTCGACGAAGTCATCGTCACCAGCATCAAGCAGAGCCTCAAGAGCAGCCAGCAGCTGAAGCAGTCGTCCGAGATCATCGGCGACTCGATCACCGCTGAAGACATCGGCGCCCTGCCGGACCGCTCGGTCACCGAAGCGCTGCAGCGCATTCCGGGCGTGGCCATCAACCGCTTCGCCGCCGGCGTCGACCCTGACCACTTCTCGGTCGAAGGTTCGGGCGTCGTGGTGCGCGGCCTGAACTTCGTCCGCTCGGAGCTGAACGGCCGCGACACCTTCTCGGCCAACAACGGCCGCGCCCTGTCGTTCGCCGACGTTCCGGCCGAACTGATGGGCGGCGTCGACGTGTTCAAGAGCCCGTCGGCCGACATGATCGAAGGCGGCATCTCGGGCACGGTGAACCTGCGCACCCGCCTGCCGTTCGACAGCAACAAGCGCATCATCTCGCTGTCGGTTGAAGGCAGCTACGGCGACCTGATCAAGAAGTGGGCCCCGACCTATACGGGCCTGATCAGCGACCGCTTCGAGACCAATGTCGGTGAGTTCGGCGTCCTGGCCAGCTACACCAACTCCAAGCTCTGGACCCGTTCGGACGGCACCCAGGCCTCGAACTTCGGCTGCCGCACGAACCTGGATCAGACGCCCGCCAACTGCGGCAATGGCCAAAAGGGCGTGTGGTTCCCGCGCGGCGCGGCGTTCCGTTCGACCACCACCGAGCGCGAGCGCGAAGGTCAGGCGGCCGCCGTCCAGTGGCGCAGCACCGACCGCACCATGCAGGCCACGGTGCAGTACCTGCGGTCTGACTCCTCGCAGGCCTGGACCGAGCATGCGATCGAAATCGCGACCGACAACGTCGCCGCCAACGGCGACTCGCGTCCCGTCGCGGGCACGACCTTCTCGTTCGACGGCGATGGGATCTTCACCAACGGCGTGATCACCGGCACGCAGGGCTGGCGCTCGGACCAGAACGGCGCTGACCCGCGCACGCCGATCGACGGCCTGCAGTCGAACAACATCCGCCGCGACGTCGACCAGACCTATATCACCAGCGACTTCGGCGCGAACTTCAAGTGGACGCCGAACGAGAAGTGGGGCTTCCAGGTCGACTACCAGCACGTCTCGTCGAAGGTGAAGAACCTGGACGCGGGCCTGTGGGGCTCGACCTTCCAGAACCTGCAGATGGAGATGCGTGGCGACAAGCCGCCGATCTTCACCTTCCTGCCGCCCAGCAACGGTGGCACGGTTCCGGTCTGCGCCACGCCCAGCAACAGCTGCTCGAGCTATTTCCAGAGCCCGAACAACAGCTTCAGCAGCCTGTACAACTCGTTCTGGCGCTCGGCGATGGACCACATCGAGCAGTCGGAAGGCCAAGAGGACGCCGCCCGCTTCGACGTCGAGTACAAGTTCGACAACGACACCTGGCTGGACTCGGTCAAGGCCGGCGTGCGCTGGTCGGATCGTGACCAGACGACGCGCTTCTCGGCCTACAACTGGGGTTCGATCAGCGAGATCTGGGGCGAAGGCGGCCCGGTCTGGTTCAACGACAAGGTCGACGGCGTGCCGACGGCCGGCGGTTCGGGCCTGCCGGGCACGGCGGGGCAGGACAGCAGCAGCCGCGTCGAGCTGTTTGGCTTCGACAACTTCTTCCGCGGCTCGGTGCCGCTGCCGACCGGCAGCCAGGCGCGTCCGTTCTACAACCAGAACATCGCGCTGAACTACGCCGACTACGCCGCGTTCGCCAAGCTGATGGGTTCGGAGTTCCGGGCCACCAACGGCGCCGATGGCTGCCCGCAGAACTGGGTGCCTCTGGCCCAGCGCTGTCAGGTGATCGCCGGCACGCCCTTCCGTCCGCAGGAAATCAACCCTGTGCAGGAAGTGAACAAGGCCTTCTACGTGATGGGCCGCTTCAAGGGGGATGTGGGCGAAGCGCGCGTCACCGGCAATATCGGGCTGCGCTATACCAAGACCACGCGTGAGGCGAGCGGCTTCCTGTCCTATCCCACCGGGACGGGCCTGGCCGCCGACGCCGACTGCACCCGTGCTCTGACCGAGTGGCAGGCGCTGCCGGAGCCCAAGGCGCCGTTCACGCCCTCGTCGTTCTGCGGCCTGACGCCCCAGGTTCGCGCCGCAACGCGCGCCTGGATGAACGGCTCGACCGTGCCCAGCACGGCCAAGGCGAACTTCGAGTACTGGCTGCCGAGCTTCAACCTGAAGGTCGCCATGCCGAACGGCCTGCAGTATCGCCTGGGCCTGTCGAAGACCCTGACGCCGCCGGACATCGGTCTGACGCGTAACTTCTACCAGCTGGCGCTGAACACCAACATCGAAGGCATCGTCAACGGTCGCCCGACCGGCAACGTGACCGTCGGTAATCCGTACCTGAAGCCGACCAAGTCGACCAATGTGGACGCCTCGGTCGAATGGTACTTCGCCTCGGTCGGCTCGCTGACCATGGCGGTGTTCTACAAGGAGCTGTCGGACGTCGCCTCGAACACGACGACCCGCCTGCCGTTCACCAACAACGGCGCGACCTTCGACGCCGTGGTGACCACGCCGGGCAACTCGTCGCAGAAGGCCAAGATCAAAGGCTTCGAGATCGGCTACCAGCAGTTCTACGACTTCCTGCCCAAGCCGCTGGACGGCTTCGGCATCAACGCCAACTACAGCTACATCGACAGCTCGGGCGTGCCGCAAAGCACCCTGTCGGCGACCGACCCCGATGTGGCCGCCGGCCGTGTCGCCAACATCGACACCAGCCTGCTGCCGCTGCAGGGCCTGTCCAAGCACAACGCCAACTTCGCGGCGATCTATGAGAAGGGCAAGATTTCGGCCCGTCTCGCCTACAACTGGCGTTCGGACTTCCTGCTGACCGTCCGCGACGTGATCGTGCCCTTCGCGCCGATCATGAACGAGGCCACCGGCCAGCTGGACGGCTCGCTGTTCTACACCGTCAACGACCAGGTGAAGGTCGGCGTGCAGGGCGTGAACCTGCTCAACGAAGTCACCCGCACGACGCAGGTCCTCAACAACGATCTGCTGAAGACCGGTCGCTCGTGGTTCATGAACGACCGCCGCTACACGCTGGTGCTGCGCGCCAGCTTCTAA
- a CDS encoding tryptophan halogenase family protein → MDPIRKIVIVGGGTAGWISASGLAAVLKGLPIAIELVESAEIGTVGVGEATVPHIRYFNARLGLDEADFMRKTQATIKLGIQFCDWGRKGEAYIHPFGAYGHAIDGLPFHQHWLAARARGEAGPIESYSLPIMASHARKFAPPSADPRSLGSTFNYAYQFDAGLYAQYLRAYSEARGVTRTEGKITSVQQRAEDGFVTGVTLENGRVIEGDLFIDCSGFRGLLIEGALQAGYEDWSRWLPCDRAVAAPCEAVESPTPYTRATADRFGWRWRIPLQHRVGNGHVYCSSYVSDDEATRALVENLDGKLQQDPRFLRFVTGRRKKQWFKNVVAVGLSSGFLEPLESTSIHLIQVAITTLVEMFPHRGFQQADQDEYNRVMDLEFERIRDFLVLHYHANQRDDSPFWIERREGPIPDSLAYKMALFRERGAVVGYKDGFFLEPSWLAVYFGQNILPHGHDPLVAASDPARTAKIMADLSTAVTRTVEAMPTHEAFLRAMAQTRSPA, encoded by the coding sequence ATGGATCCCATCCGCAAGATCGTCATCGTCGGGGGCGGCACCGCCGGCTGGATCAGCGCCTCGGGCCTCGCGGCGGTGCTGAAAGGCCTGCCGATCGCCATCGAGCTGGTCGAGTCGGCCGAGATCGGCACGGTCGGCGTCGGCGAGGCCACGGTCCCGCATATCCGCTATTTCAACGCCCGGCTTGGCCTCGACGAGGCCGACTTCATGCGCAAGACCCAGGCGACCATCAAGCTGGGCATCCAGTTCTGCGACTGGGGCCGCAAGGGTGAGGCCTACATCCACCCGTTCGGCGCCTATGGCCACGCGATCGACGGCCTGCCGTTCCACCAACATTGGCTGGCGGCGCGAGCGCGCGGCGAGGCGGGTCCGATCGAGAGCTACAGCCTGCCGATCATGGCCAGCCACGCGCGCAAGTTCGCCCCGCCGTCGGCCGATCCGCGCTCGCTGGGCTCGACCTTCAACTACGCCTACCAGTTCGACGCCGGCCTCTACGCCCAGTACCTGCGGGCCTATTCCGAAGCGCGGGGCGTCACCCGCACCGAGGGCAAGATCACCAGCGTCCAGCAGCGCGCGGAGGACGGCTTCGTCACCGGCGTCACCCTGGAGAACGGCCGGGTCATCGAGGGCGACCTCTTCATCGACTGCTCGGGCTTCCGGGGCCTGTTGATCGAAGGCGCCCTGCAGGCCGGCTATGAGGACTGGAGCCGCTGGCTGCCCTGCGACCGCGCGGTGGCCGCGCCCTGCGAGGCGGTCGAGTCGCCCACGCCCTACACGCGGGCCACGGCCGACCGCTTCGGCTGGCGCTGGCGCATCCCGCTGCAGCACCGGGTGGGCAACGGCCACGTCTATTGCTCCAGCTATGTCAGCGACGACGAGGCCACCCGCGCCCTGGTCGAGAACCTGGACGGCAAGCTGCAGCAGGACCCGCGCTTCCTGCGGTTCGTCACCGGCCGCCGCAAGAAGCAGTGGTTCAAGAACGTCGTGGCCGTGGGCCTGTCGTCGGGCTTCCTGGAGCCGCTGGAAAGCACCTCGATCCACCTGATCCAGGTGGCGATCACCACGCTGGTCGAGATGTTCCCGCATCGCGGCTTCCAGCAGGCCGACCAGGACGAGTACAACCGGGTGATGGACCTGGAGTTCGAGCGGATCCGCGACTTTCTGGTGCTGCACTACCACGCCAACCAGCGCGACGATTCCCCGTTCTGGATCGAGCGCCGCGAGGGGCCGATCCCCGACAGCCTGGCCTACAAGATGGCGCTGTTCCGCGAGCGCGGCGCGGTCGTCGGCTATAAGGACGGCTTCTTCCTCGAGCCCTCTTGGCTGGCGGTCTATTTCGGCCAGAACATCCTGCCGCACGGCCATGACCCGCTGGTCGCGGCCAGTGATCCGGCCCGCACGGCGAAGATCATGGCCGACCTCTCGACCGCCGTGACCCGCACCGTCGAGGCCATGCCCACCCACGAAGCGTTCCTGCGCGCGATGGCGCAGACGAGGTCGCCGGCATGA
- a CDS encoding glycoside hydrolase family 43 protein: MIRQTLTTLALALVASTAIAAPQTAQFSNFVYEGSDPSDVVKAGPGQYRNPIVQGFYPDPSVTRAGKDFYLVNSTFAWFPGLPVFHSTDLVHWEQIGNAIDRPGMLDFKRLGLSRAVFAPAIQEHQGTFYILNTCVDCGGNYLITAKDPKGPWSDPVWLPDVGGIDSSIFFDDDGRAWILNNDEPPGPAEYSGHRAIWIREYDPKTQKTIGPAKVLLDKGVNPATKPIWPEGPHILKKDGWYYLTAAEGGTAEGHSQVVLRSKSVTGPYVPYADNPILTQRDLPRDRPLPITSAGHADIVDTPDGQWWATFLAVRPYGDDLYNTGRETFLLPVEWKDGWPVILENGKTIPYVADAPKLPGLKTAPTSGPFKAAETFEGPELPMSWMTMRIPTSRWWSVKAGALNIQARKAKLGGHEQPSIWARRQQHMNASVSTTVRFDPRADGDKAGLVALQSDDFYWFVGLARAGGQTVVRVEKRTGKDDPVDGVVVAQAPVALTPGQGLDLKIAVRGGTIDFAYAAKPGQWEVLKAGADATTLSTKVAGGFVGTMLGVYAHGVEE, encoded by the coding sequence ATGATCAGACAGACCCTGACCACCCTGGCCCTGGCGCTTGTGGCCTCCACCGCGATTGCCGCGCCGCAGACGGCCCAGTTCAGCAACTTCGTCTACGAAGGCTCCGACCCGTCGGACGTGGTCAAGGCCGGGCCTGGCCAGTATCGCAACCCGATCGTCCAGGGCTTCTATCCCGACCCGTCGGTCACGCGGGCGGGCAAGGACTTCTATCTGGTCAACTCGACCTTCGCCTGGTTCCCGGGCCTGCCGGTGTTCCATTCGACCGACCTCGTCCACTGGGAGCAGATCGGCAACGCCATCGACCGTCCGGGGATGCTGGACTTCAAGCGGCTTGGCCTGTCGCGCGCGGTGTTCGCCCCGGCGATCCAGGAGCATCAGGGCACGTTCTACATCCTCAACACCTGTGTCGACTGCGGCGGCAACTATCTGATCACCGCCAAGGACCCCAAGGGGCCGTGGTCGGATCCGGTCTGGCTGCCGGACGTCGGCGGCATCGACTCGTCGATCTTCTTCGACGACGACGGCAGGGCCTGGATCCTCAACAACGACGAGCCGCCGGGTCCCGCCGAGTATTCGGGCCACCGCGCCATCTGGATCCGCGAGTACGATCCCAAGACCCAGAAGACCATCGGCCCGGCCAAGGTGCTGCTGGACAAGGGCGTCAACCCCGCCACCAAGCCGATCTGGCCCGAGGGGCCGCACATCCTGAAGAAGGACGGCTGGTATTATCTGACCGCCGCCGAGGGCGGCACCGCCGAGGGCCACAGCCAGGTGGTGCTGCGCTCAAAGTCGGTCACCGGGCCCTATGTTCCGTATGCGGATAATCCGATCCTGACCCAGCGCGACCTGCCGCGCGACCGGCCGCTGCCGATCACCTCGGCGGGCCACGCCGACATCGTCGACACGCCCGATGGCCAGTGGTGGGCGACCTTCCTGGCCGTGCGCCCGTATGGCGATGACCTCTACAACACCGGCCGCGAGACCTTCCTGTTGCCGGTCGAGTGGAAGGACGGCTGGCCGGTGATCCTGGAGAACGGCAAGACCATCCCCTATGTCGCCGATGCGCCCAAGCTGCCGGGGCTGAAGACCGCCCCGACCTCGGGCCCGTTCAAGGCGGCCGAGACCTTCGAAGGCCCCGAACTGCCGATGAGCTGGATGACCATGCGCATCCCGACCTCGCGCTGGTGGTCGGTCAAAGCGGGCGCGCTGAACATCCAGGCCCGCAAGGCCAAGCTGGGCGGCCACGAGCAGCCCTCGATCTGGGCCCGTCGCCAGCAGCACATGAACGCCAGCGTCAGCACCACCGTCCGCTTCGACCCCAGGGCCGACGGCGACAAGGCCGGCCTGGTGGCGCTGCAGAGCGACGACTTCTACTGGTTCGTGGGCCTCGCCCGCGCCGGCGGCCAGACCGTGGTCCGCGTCGAGAAGCGGACCGGCAAGGACGATCCGGTCGATGGCGTCGTGGTGGCGCAGGCGCCGGTGGCGCTGACCCCGGGCCAGGGCCTGGACCTGAAGATCGCCGTACGCGGCGGAACCATCGACTTCGCCTACGCCGCCAAGCCGGGTCAGTGGGAGGTGCTGAAGGCGGGCGCCGACGCCACGACCCTCAGCACCAAGGTCGCCGGCGGGTTCGTGGGCACCATGCTGGGCGTCTACGCCCACGGGGTGGAGGAGTAG
- a CDS encoding endo-1,4-beta-xylanase produces MRVFLGARVMTLSRRDLLAVGAASALAGPALAAEGPSLRELAKAKGIAFGSAVPAGPRGATSGPFEDARHREILIRECGVLVPENELKWYVVRARGPQSFDFERADRIAEFAKANRQALRGHTLLWHHPQWFPNWVKGYDFGPKPAEAAAKMVTEHIQALCQRYPQMISWDVVNETVDPKDGSIRSTFLSDAMGKEEVLDLSFHVAREAAPKARLVYNDYMSQEVGNEKHRYGVLKLLEGFKKRGTPVDALGIQSHIGAENADSFTGFGKPQEKEWTAFLNDVTGMGYDLLVTEFDVHDKGLVYDFGPRDAAVAAYAKAFLDQVLSYRQTKEVLAWGMIDKYSWLQGQWLREDKKPKRPTLYDDNYQPKPLREAVAAALKAAPAR; encoded by the coding sequence GTGCGCGTTTTTCTTGGAGCGCGTGTCATGACCCTCTCCCGTCGAGACCTCCTCGCCGTCGGCGCCGCCAGCGCCCTGGCCGGTCCCGCCCTCGCCGCCGAAGGGCCCTCGCTGCGCGAGCTGGCCAAGGCCAAGGGCATCGCGTTCGGCAGCGCCGTCCCGGCCGGTCCGCGCGGCGCGACGAGCGGTCCCTTCGAGGACGCCCGGCATCGCGAGATCCTCATCCGCGAGTGCGGCGTGCTGGTGCCCGAGAACGAACTGAAGTGGTACGTGGTGCGGGCCCGGGGGCCGCAGTCTTTCGACTTTGAGCGCGCCGACCGCATCGCCGAGTTCGCCAAGGCCAACCGCCAGGCCCTGCGCGGCCACACCCTGCTGTGGCATCACCCGCAATGGTTCCCGAACTGGGTCAAGGGCTACGACTTCGGACCCAAGCCGGCCGAGGCGGCCGCCAAGATGGTCACCGAGCACATCCAGGCCCTGTGCCAGCGCTATCCGCAGATGATCTCGTGGGACGTGGTCAACGAGACCGTCGACCCCAAGGACGGCTCGATCCGCTCGACCTTCCTGTCCGACGCCATGGGCAAGGAAGAGGTGCTGGACCTGTCGTTCCACGTCGCCCGCGAAGCCGCGCCCAAGGCCCGCCTCGTCTACAACGACTACATGAGCCAGGAAGTCGGCAACGAGAAGCACCGCTACGGCGTGCTCAAGCTGCTGGAAGGCTTCAAGAAGCGCGGTACGCCGGTCGATGCGCTCGGGATCCAGAGCCATATCGGCGCCGAGAACGCCGACAGCTTCACCGGCTTTGGCAAGCCGCAGGAAAAGGAATGGACCGCCTTCCTGAACGACGTCACCGGCATGGGCTATGACCTCCTGGTCACCGAGTTCGACGTCCACGACAAGGGGCTGGTCTACGACTTTGGCCCGCGCGACGCGGCGGTGGCGGCCTACGCCAAGGCCTTCCTGGACCAGGTGCTGAGCTATCGCCAGACCAAGGAGGTCCTGGCTTGGGGCATGATCGACAAGTACTCGTGGCTGCAGGGCCAATGGCTGCGCGAAGACAAGAAGCCCAAGCGCCCGACCCTCTATGACGACAACTACCAGCCCAAGCCCCTGCGCGAGGCGGTGGCCGCAGCGCTGAAGGCCGCGCCGGCGCGGTAG
- a CDS encoding tryptophan halogenase family protein, whose product MTPSPIRNVLIVGGGTAGWMTAAALAKALPKTIAVTLVESETIGTVGVGEATIPPINTFNQILGLDEAAFMRATKGSFKLAIEFVDWMGPGHRYLHPFGGFGLDIEAVKFHQVWLRAHHEGWAPPIDAFNLSAQAAHLNRFAPPSKDPGQVLSSLKYAFHFDAGLYAKFLRDYAEPRGVTRVEGKIASVQQHGETGFVTGVTLEDGRALEADLFVDCSGFRGLLIEQTLQAGYDDWSHWLPNDRAVAMPCVTGGDGLTPYTRATADAAGWRWRIPLQHRTGNGYVYSSRDISDEDAVARLRATLDGEPLAEPNFLRFQAGRRKAAWVKNVVAIGLSSGFLEPLESTSIHLIQAGITKLLALFPDQGFDPVEIAEYNRLTALQVELIRDFIILHFKANARSEPYWVRAREMEIPETLQRKIDLFAASGRLFPSDLDLFAEPSWIAVLLGQGVTPRRHDPLVDAFDEAFLKNQLSRLAGLIRQTAEALPTHEQFIARYCAAPHASRPEFRA is encoded by the coding sequence ATGACCCCCTCGCCCATCCGTAACGTCCTGATCGTCGGCGGCGGCACGGCCGGCTGGATGACGGCGGCCGCCCTGGCCAAGGCGCTGCCCAAGACCATCGCCGTCACCCTGGTCGAGTCCGAGACCATCGGCACGGTCGGCGTCGGCGAGGCGACGATCCCGCCGATCAACACCTTCAACCAGATCCTGGGCCTGGACGAGGCCGCGTTCATGCGGGCCACGAAGGGCAGCTTCAAGCTGGCCATCGAGTTCGTCGACTGGATGGGACCCGGCCACCGCTACCTGCACCCGTTCGGCGGCTTTGGCCTGGATATCGAGGCGGTCAAGTTCCACCAGGTGTGGCTGCGCGCCCATCACGAGGGCTGGGCCCCGCCGATCGACGCCTTCAACCTCTCGGCCCAGGCCGCCCACCTGAACCGCTTCGCCCCACCGTCCAAGGACCCGGGCCAGGTGCTGTCGAGCCTGAAATACGCCTTCCATTTCGACGCCGGCCTCTATGCGAAGTTCCTCCGCGACTACGCCGAGCCGCGTGGCGTCACGCGCGTCGAGGGCAAGATCGCCAGCGTCCAGCAGCACGGCGAAACCGGCTTCGTCACCGGCGTCACCCTGGAGGACGGCCGCGCGCTGGAGGCCGACCTCTTCGTCGACTGCTCGGGGTTTAGGGGCCTCTTGATCGAGCAGACCCTGCAGGCCGGCTATGACGACTGGAGCCACTGGCTGCCCAATGACCGGGCCGTGGCCATGCCCTGCGTCACCGGCGGCGATGGCCTGACGCCCTACACCCGCGCCACCGCCGATGCGGCCGGCTGGCGCTGGCGCATCCCGCTGCAGCACCGCACCGGCAACGGCTATGTCTATTCCAGCCGCGACATCAGCGACGAGGACGCCGTGGCTCGCCTGCGCGCCACCCTCGACGGCGAGCCCCTGGCCGAGCCCAACTTCCTGCGCTTCCAGGCCGGTCGCCGCAAGGCGGCCTGGGTCAAGAACGTGGTCGCCATCGGCCTGTCGTCGGGCTTCTTGGAGCCGCTGGAAAGCACCTCGATCCACCTGATCCAGGCCGGGATCACCAAGCTTCTGGCCCTGTTCCCCGACCAGGGCTTCGATCCCGTCGAGATCGCCGAATACAACCGCCTGACCGCCCTGCAGGTCGAGCTGATCCGCGACTTCATCATCCTGCACTTCAAGGCCAACGCCCGCAGCGAGCCCTATTGGGTGCGGGCCCGCGAGATGGAGATTCCCGAGACCCTGCAGCGCAAGATCGACCTCTTCGCCGCCTCGGGCCGCCTGTTCCCCTCGGACCTGGACCTCTTCGCCGAGCCCAGCTGGATCGCCGTGCTGCTGGGCCAGGGGGTCACGCCGCGCCGCCACGATCCGCTGGTCGACGCCTTCGACGAGGCTTTCCTCAAGAACCAGCTGTCGCGGCTGGCCGGGCTGATCCGCCAGACGGCGGAAGCCTTGCCGACCCACGAGCAGTTCATCGCCCGCTATTGCGCCGCCCCTCACGCGTCTCGCCCCGAGTTCAGAGCATGA